The genomic interval GAATGTCTCTTTCTTTTGTGTTGGATAGTCATCACGATACGCTTCAATGGATGGTAAACCAACTGATTGTGGTGTATCACGCACTAAAACGTATGATGCAATCGCAATGACCATCGCTAGTAACGCCGGATAAATAAACGCCCCTTCAAAGCCTTGTAAATAACCAAAGCTCAGTGAACCAGTTAAATAAATCCCAAACAATGCAATCGGTGCCATCAAACCGCCACCGACGTTATGCGCTACATTCCAAATCGCCGTTTTACTTCCACGTTCACTCACACTAAACCAATGCACGAGCACACGTCCTGAAGGCGGCCATCCCATGCCTTGGAACCAACCATTCAGGAATAACATGATGAACATGATTGTCACACTTGACGTTAACGCTGGAATGAAACCCATCAGTAAATTGACAATAGCTGTTAACACAAGTCCTAACGTTAAAAAGATACGCGCGTTACTTCTATCACTGACCGTCCCCATGACAAACTTACTAAAACCATAAGCAATCGAAATCGCGGACAATGCAAAACCGAGTTCCGCCTTTGAGAAGCCCATATCAGCTAAGTACGGCATCGCGATAGAAAAGTTTTTACGCAACAAATAATAACCTGCATAGCCTAAAAAGATACCGACAAACACTTGTAGCCTTAATTTTTTATACGTCTCATCTTGCTGACTTTCCGGCACAGGTGCTGCAGCTACAGGCGGTTTTAAAAACTTAAACATATGTACCCTCCCCCTTAATTATTAACGAAATATTAATTTCATGTAAATTTTATGCATTGACACAAAGTTTGTCAATCGCATTTTTACAACTTTGTAAGGGGTTTCATAACATTGTTTAGTTCTAATTCAATAACGTTTACTTTATGCACTTTAAAACAAAGGTTCTACCTCATCATTTAACTACAAATTGCTCGCCATGAGTTCTGCTTGTTCCACCACTTGTTCTACCGCCATCTTTTGAAGGTCAGGTGGATAGCCATACTTTTTAAGCAATCGTCTCACTTGCACTCTCATTTTAGCTTTCGCACTGTCACGTTTTGACCAATCGACACTCATGTTTTCTTTGACTGTTTTCGTCAATTCATGGGCAATCGCTCGTAATTCTTTGTCCCCCATCACTGTTTTAGCTGTTTCATGTGACGCGAGTGCATCATAAAACGCGATTTCTTCTGTGCTTAACCCTAAATCGTTCCCTCTTTGTTGTTCTTGTTGAATCTCTTTCGCCATATCGATTAATTCTTCAATGACTTTTGACGCTTCTATCGTGCGGTTATTATATTTTTGAATCGAGCGCCCTAACATTTCTGAAAATTTTCTAGACGCCGTCGTATTCATTTTCATCAATGTTCTCACTTGGTTTTTAAGTAATCTGTTTAATAATTCTACCGCAACGTTTTTCTGTTCCAATCCTTCGACATCTTTTAAAAACTCGTCTGATAGGATTGAAATATCTGGATTTTCGAGTCCTAATGTTTGGTAAATATCAATCACTTCTTCAGTCACAACTGATTTCGATATCAACTGCTTAATCTCCGCTTCAATCTCTGTTGGCGTTTTCTTCTGTACTTCTTCATCAGTGACCGGTGATAATAATTTCACAATGCCGGATTTCACTGCTTTGAAGAAGGCAATTTCGCTGTTTAATTCTTGGGCTGCGGGTTCAGTGGCACATAGCGCGTATGCTTTCCCGAGTTCTGTCACGGTCTTCACAAAGCGCTGACGTTCTGCTTCACCTAACCCGAAGATATAATCCATCGTGGTTGAAATCGCATTGTAACGATCCATCTGTTTTTCAGATTCGAAGCCTGAATAGTCATGCTGATACAACATATCTTGAATGACATCATATTTCATCAACATCAGTTCCAACGCTTTATCCGTATCGATACCGGCTTTATCTCTATCCTTATCCGAATAATCTTTCAATGCTTCTTTCAAGTATTCCGCAATACCAACATAGTCAACAATGAGTCCACCTGGTTTATCTTTAAATACACGGTTGACCCGAGCAATCGCCTGCATGAGGTTGTGGCCTTTCATCAACTTATCAATATACATTGTATGTAATGAAGGTACGTCAAAACCTGTCAACCACATGTCTCGTACAATCACAAGTTGCAATGCATCATTTTCATCTTTCATACGATTTTCAAGTAATGTCCGTCGTTGTTTGGACCCAATATGTGGCTGATATTTTTGTGGATCACTCGACGCCCCCGTCATAACAACTTTAATCACACCTTGATGATCATCATCCGAATGCCACTCGGGTTTTAGGCTAATGATTTCATCGTACAAATCAACGGCAATACGGCGACTCATCGTGACAATCATCGCTTTCCCTTTTATCGCTTGTTGTCGCATTTCAAAGTGCTGAATGATATCAACAGCTAACGTATGAATCCGTTGTTTCGCACCTGTTAATGCTTCAATGCGCGACCATTTTGATTTGAGTTGATCTTTAATATCCGCTTCCTGGCCCTCAGTAATCTCTTCATAAGCCTCATCAATATCAACATCACTCGGTAAACTTAACGGAATAATGCGGCTTTCATAATAAATCTTAACCGTACTGCCATCCGCAACGGCTTGTGTCATATCATATACATCAATGTAATTGCCGAAAACGAGCTGTGTATTTTTGTCCGTTAAAGTAACAGGTGTTCCAGTAAATCCAACAAATGAGGCATTAGGCAAGGCATCCCTTAAATATTTCGCATAGCCATACTTCACACCTTGCCCTTTATTGTCATACGTTGCATTAAAGCCATATTGCGTGCGATGTGCTTCGTCAGCCATCACGATGACATTTTTACGGTCTGTTAACATGTCCATCGTCTCTTTGCCCGCTTCTGGCTCAAACTTTTGCATCGTTGTAAACACAATGCCACCTGATTCTACAGATAACAGTGCTTTTAATTGTTTGCCTGACTCTGCTTGTTTCGGTATTTGTCTCAATAAACCTTTGCCTGAGCGCCCTTTCGATTTAACAAACGTGTGATATAACTGGTTATCTAGGTCATTACGGTCTGTCACAATGACTAATGTCGGGTTATTCATTTTTTGAATTAACTTTCCTGAAAAGAACACCATCGTTAAACTTTTGCCCGAACCTTGCGTATGCCAAATGACGCCACCTTTCCCATCACCACAATCAGATGACGCTTCAATCGCACGTTCTACAGCTTTATTCACCGCATAATATTGATGATACGCCGCTAAAATTTTAACGACGCGGCCATTCCCTTCGTCTTGAAACAAAATGAAATGACGGATTAAATCAAGCAACACGGTCTTGTTGAGCATTCCATGAATAAGGACATCTAAACTTGCCATAGTTGATGATGCCTCGGTTTGACCATCTTTCGTGCGCCAAGTCATAAAACGATCATAATTTGCCGTTAATGAGCCAGCTTTCGTATTAATCCCATCACTCGTTACCAAAATGGCATTATGATAAAACAATTGCGGAATGCGCATCTTATACGTTTCTAACTGATGATACCCATCTTCTACGCCAACAGATGCATTGGTCGAACTCTTCAACTCAATGACAACAACAGGCAAACCATTGATAAAGAGCACAATATCTGGCCGCTTCCGATAGTCACCATGCACAACTGTGAGCTGATTCACCGCTAAAAAGTCGTTATTTTCTGGATTCTCAAAGTCAAATACATTTACTAAATCGTGAACCACTTCACCAGACGCATTATAATGCGCAACTTCAATCCCATTTGTCATTAACTCATGAAAGTAACGATTGTTTTCTAATAAATGTGGTGACTGCTCAATAGAAATATCACGTATCGCGTGTTGAATCACATCATCATGCAAATCCGGGTTCAACCGTCTTAAAGCTGCTTCTAAACGCCCATCAAGAATGACATCTTGATCACTTTCACGTTCAGGTGAGATACCTGTCACACTCACCTCACGCCCATGTTTTACCGTGTAGCCAAGATTTTCAAACCATTCCAGCGCCACTTGTTCCAAATCATTTTCACTAAATTGAAAGTTCATCCTCATCCCCCCAAACCTCATCAGGAATCTCAATCTCACCAGACATTAACTTAGGCAATAACGTATCGCGGAGTTCGGTTAACTTTTGGATTTCGTTTCTTAATAATTTTATTTTTTCTAAATAGGGCTCAACTGCCTCGCTAAACAGTGAAGCAATTTCACTATTGAATGCAAAATTATAACGAATCGCTATATCAGGTTTGACTCTTTGTCTACTATTGGTCGAACCAGTAGCATTCGAAACTAAAAACTCATTAAACCCGTCAGAAGTGCATACGTTATAAATAAATGCGTTGTTAAAGCTATTATCACTTTTTAAAACTATAAATTCTGATGAAGCAATATTTAAATATTTGTCATCAATTGAGGTAAGCCAAATTCTCCTAGTAGTTGGATTCATTTTAGAAAATAAAATACAATTTTCATCTATGATCCACTTATTACTTTTGATATTTATTACTTTGTCTAAAACAGGTAATTTACGATTATCAAATGCAGGTAAGCTAAAATGCAAAACTTCTTTTTCGCCACTTTTTTTAGGATTAAAAGTATCTTTCTTATGACCTGCTAAATCTTTTAATTGAACAACCTTCCACCCTTTTGGTATCTCTCCTAATTCACTTACAACCATTTCACCGCCACTCGATTGATACGGATTCCCATTTTCATCAGGAAACTCAAAATCCACGAACCAACGTTTGAAAAGTGTTTGAGAAAGTTCCTCGAGATTAGCGATGATGTCTTGATTTAATTCTATTTTGTCATCTAAATTTTTCAATATTTTAGCTATTATTTTTTGTTGTTTTAAAGAAGGCAAATTTACTTCAAATTCTAAAATCGATTCCTTTTGAGCTCTCTGTCTCCCAGAAGTTCCTGTCATCGATTTAATTACAATGTTTCTTAATTTATGTGTTCTCATTAGATAATAAAGATATTGATTATCCATTAGATCTTCTTTAGGTCTCAATACAAAAAACTCTGTTGACCCAAAAGCTATCTCATCACTGTCTAAAATATCTACATAAGCAGTTTTCCCATTTTCTAAGCAAGGTGTTATTCTAGCTAATAAGGTATCTCCATTCTTAAATTTTGAGCCACCTTTAAATTGCGAATAACTAAAACTCTCTATTCTCTTTTGGTTTTCTATTAGATTATCCATTGATACTTTTTTGGCTATAGTATTTTTGGATAATTTAAGTTTAGGATTTAATACTATTACCTCTTTCAACTTACAACTTTTATACTCCATAACCCAACCCCTCCAATGATTTGCGAATCTGTTCCTCAAGTGCCTTAGATTTCGCAAATTGTTCGCTGAGTTCGGCGGTGATGCGTTCCATTTTTTGTTCGAACGGTTCAGCATCTTCTTCCACTGCTGCCAATCCTACGTAACGTCCTGGTGTTAAAATATAATCGTTATCTCGAATTTCTTCTGTTTTCGCTACTTTACAAAAGCCCGCTTGATCTTCATAGGATTGCTCATTTGTCCCTTTCCACGCGTGATAGACGTTGGATATCATTTGAATGTCTTCATCCGAAAACTCTTTCAACGTTCTCGATACCATATGACCCACATTTCTTGCGTCTATGAAAAGCACTTCACCTTGTCGTTCACGGTTCCCTTTTTTACTTTTATTTTTTGTCACAAACCATAGACAAACTGGAATTTGCGTCGAATAAAATAATTGCCCAGGTAAGGTCACAATACATTCGACAAGGTCTTGTTCAATGAGTTCCTTTCGTATCGCGAGTTCATCTTTGCTACTTGTCGACATCGACCCATTCGCTAATACGAAGCCTGCTGTGCCACTAGGTGCGAGTTTCGAAATCATATGTTCAATCCAGGCATAGTTGGCGTTCCCTTTTGGTGGAATACCGAACTTCCACCGATAATCGTCCAATAAACGTTCTTGTCCCCAATCACTCTGATTAAACGGCGGATTGGCTAAAATATAGTCCGCTTTTAACCCTTTATGTAAATCGTTATGAAAGGTATCAGCATGATGTATCCCCAAATCATTGTCAATCCCACGAATGGCTAAATTCATTTTCGCAAGTTTCCAAGTGGTCGGATTCGATTCTTGTCCATAAACAGCAATATTGTCTATGCGCCCTTGATGTTCTTCAATAAAGCGTTCACTTTGGACAAACATCCCACCAGAACCACAACACGGATCATAAATACGCCCTTCATACGGTTCGACCATTTCAACGAGCAACTTTACAATAGAAGCAGGTGTGTAGAATTCGCCGGCGTTTTTCCCTTCCGCACTCGCAAACTTCGCAATAAAGTATTCATACACGCGGCCGAGCACATCTTGACGTCGACTCTCAGTATCACCGACTTTAAATGTAAATAAGTCAATAATGCCCCCGAGTTTTTCTTTATCTAACGTCGGTCTCGCATATTCTTTTGGTAATACACCTTTTAGCGATGTGTTTTCTTTTTCTATCGCAATCATCGCTCTGTCAATGATTTGTCCAATTTCGGGTTTTTTCGCATTGGCATTGATGTAGTGCCAACGCGCTTCTTTTGGCACCCAGAATATATTGTCCGCCAAATATTCATCTTTATCTTCTTCGTCCGCCCATTCGTCATTTTTCAAAACTTCATATTTTTCCTCAAATGCATCTGAAACATACTTCAAAAAGATTAATCCTAATGCGACATTTTTATATTCTGCCGCATCCATACTGCCACGCAATTTATCCGCAGCTTGCCATAACTTTTCTTCAAATCCAATCGTTGCCATTTTTCAAAATTCCACCTTAAAAAGTATCGTTAAATTAAATATAGCAAAAAAGCGGTGAAAAATGTTAACGTTGTACAATTTTATTTATATTTAAATCTAAATGTTTGAAAATTGTATTTTTGCTTAATTTTAAGATGATGTGCGCTTTGAGAGCACTTTTGAACTTCATGACCAATTAAAAAAACAGCCCTATGGAAAGTTCCATAAGACTGTCATGTTTACTGCTGTTAGTATCATTTCGTGTTATTTTGTTGTAACAGTGCCGCTTCAATGAATGATTTGAAGATCGGTTGCGGACGGTTCGGTCTTGATAAAAACTCTGGGTGGAATTGGCATGCGATAAAGAATGGATGTTCTTTTAATTCAACCATTTCAACTAAACGACCGTCTGGGCTTGTACCTGAGAAGGTCATGCCTGCCGCTTCAAGTTGTTCTCTATATTCATTGTTGAACTCATAACGGTGACGATGACGTTCTTCCACTTCTGTTTTACCGTAGATTTTTTCAGCTAACGTACCTTCTTGAATCGTACATGGGTATAAACCTAAACGTAATGTACCCCCTAAGTCCTCGATATCTTTTTGTTCTGGCAATAAATCGATGACTGGATATGGCGTGTTCGGATCTAACTCAGCTGAATGTGCACCCTCTAAACCAACAACGTGACGTGCATATTCGACTGTCGCAAGTTGCATACCTAAACAAATACCGAAGAATGGAATCTGTTGTTCACGCGCATACTTAATCGCTGAAATTTTACCTTCACTTGCACGGAAACCGAAGCCACCTGGTACGAGGATACCGTCTACATCTGATAAATATTCTGCAACATTGTCATCATTAACCTCACTTGAATCAATCCAGCGAATCTCGATATCTTTCATAAATTGGTAACCCGCATGTTTTAATGATTCTGCCACTGAAAGGTACGCATCTTGTAATGACACATATTTACCGACAAGACCAATTGTCACTTTACCTTCTAAGTTATTCACGACACGTAATAAATGATTCCATTCATCGAGTTGTGTATCGCGATCCACTTGAAGTCCTAAACGTTCAATAACGATATCGTCCATATTCTGATGGCTTAATTGTAACGGAATTTCATAAAGTGATTCTGCATCGCGACATTCAATCACACTTTCTTTATCAATGTCACAGAATAACGCAATTTTATCTTTTAAGTCTTGCGTCATTTCATATTCTGTACGCACAACGATTAAATCAGGTTGAATCCCTAAACCACGTAATTCTTTCACACTATGTTGTGTCGGTTTCGTCTTCATTTCTCCTGCCGCTTTAATGTATGGCAATAAAGTACAGTGTACATACATCACGTTGTCGCGGCCTAAGTCACTCTTAATTTGGCGAATCGCTTCAATAAACGGTAACGATTCGATATCACCTGTCGTCCCACCGATTTCAGTAATGACAACATCTGCATTTGTACTTTCCCCAGCGAGTAACAAGCGTGACTTAATTTCGTTTGTAATGTGTGGAATAACTTGGACTGTACCACCTAAGTAGTCACCACGACGCTCTTTTTGTAGCACGTGTGAATAGACTTTCCCAGCCGTTACGTTAGAGTATTGGTTTAAGTTAATGTCGATAAAACGCTCATAATGACCTAAGTCTAAGTCCGTTTCTGCACCGTCATCCGTCACGAAAACTTCCCCGTGTTGATATGGACTCATTGTACCCGGATCCACATTTAAATAAGGATCAAATTTTTGGATGGTCACCTTTAATCCTCTATCTTTTAATAAGCGTCCTAGTGAAGCGGCTGTAATCCCTTTACCTAATGATGAAACCACGCCACCAGTTACGAAAATAAATTTAGTCATCATTCCATTTCCTCCTCGTTTGTTGTCAGAAGTACCTTTCAAAATTTAGGGGTGAATTTGTATGCCAATCATTGATTATGTGCAGGACAGCATTCTCAAATTTTAAAAGTTTCCGTCGTTTCAGTGAGATGAAGATGGTATTGTGAACACTTTGATATTTGTATTCTGCTCTCCACCATCTACGCGCTATTTTGAACACACTGTCACTTTTATCATTTAGAAACGCCTAACGTCCGCAATGTTTCATAAAATTAAAAAAGTTCCCACTCACAATATCATGATTGTAAGGGGAACCTTAACGATAGATGAGACTCACATTTTCGGAACCATCACTACTTTCTATCGTCTTCATTTATTTATCCGTCCTAATTAAAGGAGCCCGAATAAAATTTTATCATGTTGTCGTAAAAAGTCAATCAACTTTATTTAGAAATCAGAAATTAAAACGTTTCTTCCTCTTCATCTTCTTCAAGTTCATCGTCTTCATCGTATGTTTCATCAATGTCTTCGTCTTCTTCTACTACGAGGTCTGACCCTTCAATTTCATCTTCAACACGTTCATCTTCAGGATCATCTAAATCTTCTTGATCATCAGTACGATTTGGAATGTTGTCATCGCCTTCTAAATCATCTTCACCTAATAACGTTAAGTTTTTATCTTCTTCATCGTCTTCATCAAGAATATCGAATTTTTGAATTGTTGGTGCGATTTTTTCTTCAATATCGTCTACTGAATACCAATCGCGAAGACCCCAAACGTTATCGCCTACACTTAAAAAACGACCATCCGTATTTAAATCCGTGTAGAATTGAACGATACGGTTTTCAATTTGTGCATCTTCGTAATGACCCATACGTTTAAACTCATCAATAATATCATAAAGGTTCATCGTTGCATTTTGTTCACTTAAAAGCGTGTAAGCCATATCAATAAATGATTTTTCATCAACCATTTCTTGTGTGTAATCTTGTAATTTCATCAGCACATCTTCCTTTCAAAGGTTAACATTTCTCTTCATTCGGATATTTCCATTTGTAAAAACAGGTGCGCATGACGGTCACCTTTTGATTATGTTGCGCTACATTCATACACATCTATCGCATGACAGATGCGTTTAAAACATCGACTTTAACAAAATTAAATTATAAATGACTACTGATGATTTCGCAATGTTTTCAGCGAGATTTTTCGAAGTCAATTGAAATGGTTTGCGTATTGGCACGTGTATGAATGACGATTCACCCGCCCGACTAATAATTAATATATTTTTCTAATGTGACATAATCATCCGTCGTCACTGTCTCAACGAAATTACTCTTATGAAACAGCGGTGTGAGTTGATGAT from Staphylococcus sp. MI 10-1553 carries:
- a CDS encoding restriction endonuclease subunit S, with amino-acid sequence MEYKSCKLKEVIVLNPKLKLSKNTIAKKVSMDNLIENQKRIESFSYSQFKGGSKFKNGDTLLARITPCLENGKTAYVDILDSDEIAFGSTEFFVLRPKEDLMDNQYLYYLMRTHKLRNIVIKSMTGTSGRQRAQKESILEFEVNLPSLKQQKIIAKILKNLDDKIELNQDIIANLEELSQTLFKRWFVDFEFPDENGNPYQSSGGEMVVSELGEIPKGWKVVQLKDLAGHKKDTFNPKKSGEKEVLHFSLPAFDNRKLPVLDKVINIKSNKWIIDENCILFSKMNPTTRRIWLTSIDDKYLNIASSEFIVLKSDNSFNNAFIYNVCTSDGFNEFLVSNATGSTNSRQRVKPDIAIRYNFAFNSEIASLFSEAVEPYLEKIKLLRNEIQKLTELRDTLLPKLMSGEIEIPDEVWGDEDELSI
- a CDS encoding type I restriction endonuclease subunit R is translated as MNFQFSENDLEQVALEWFENLGYTVKHGREVSVTGISPERESDQDVILDGRLEAALRRLNPDLHDDVIQHAIRDISIEQSPHLLENNRYFHELMTNGIEVAHYNASGEVVHDLVNVFDFENPENNDFLAVNQLTVVHGDYRKRPDIVLFINGLPVVVIELKSSTNASVGVEDGYHQLETYKMRIPQLFYHNAILVTSDGINTKAGSLTANYDRFMTWRTKDGQTEASSTMASLDVLIHGMLNKTVLLDLIRHFILFQDEGNGRVVKILAAYHQYYAVNKAVERAIEASSDCGDGKGGVIWHTQGSGKSLTMVFFSGKLIQKMNNPTLVIVTDRNDLDNQLYHTFVKSKGRSGKGLLRQIPKQAESGKQLKALLSVESGGIVFTTMQKFEPEAGKETMDMLTDRKNVIVMADEAHRTQYGFNATYDNKGQGVKYGYAKYLRDALPNASFVGFTGTPVTLTDKNTQLVFGNYIDVYDMTQAVADGSTVKIYYESRIIPLSLPSDVDIDEAYEEITEGQEADIKDQLKSKWSRIEALTGAKQRIHTLAVDIIQHFEMRQQAIKGKAMIVTMSRRIAVDLYDEIISLKPEWHSDDDHQGVIKVVMTGASSDPQKYQPHIGSKQRRTLLENRMKDENDALQLVIVRDMWLTGFDVPSLHTMYIDKLMKGHNLMQAIARVNRVFKDKPGGLIVDYVGIAEYLKEALKDYSDKDRDKAGIDTDKALELMLMKYDVIQDMLYQHDYSGFESEKQMDRYNAISTTMDYIFGLGEAERQRFVKTVTELGKAYALCATEPAAQELNSEIAFFKAVKSGIVKLLSPVTDEEVQKKTPTEIEAEIKQLISKSVVTEEVIDIYQTLGLENPDISILSDEFLKDVEGLEQKNVAVELLNRLLKNQVRTLMKMNTTASRKFSEMLGRSIQKYNNRTIEASKVIEELIDMAKEIQQEQQRGNDLGLSTEEIAFYDALASHETAKTVMGDKELRAIAHELTKTVKENMSVDWSKRDSAKAKMRVQVRRLLKKYGYPPDLQKMAVEQVVEQAELMASNL
- a CDS encoding CTP synthase, whose translation is MTKFIFVTGGVVSSLGKGITAASLGRLLKDRGLKVTIQKFDPYLNVDPGTMSPYQHGEVFVTDDGAETDLDLGHYERFIDINLNQYSNVTAGKVYSHVLQKERRGDYLGGTVQVIPHITNEIKSRLLLAGESTNADVVITEIGGTTGDIESLPFIEAIRQIKSDLGRDNVMYVHCTLLPYIKAAGEMKTKPTQHSVKELRGLGIQPDLIVVRTEYEMTQDLKDKIALFCDIDKESVIECRDAESLYEIPLQLSHQNMDDIVIERLGLQVDRDTQLDEWNHLLRVVNNLEGKVTIGLVGKYVSLQDAYLSVAESLKHAGYQFMKDIEIRWIDSSEVNDDNVAEYLSDVDGILVPGGFGFRASEGKISAIKYAREQQIPFFGICLGMQLATVEYARHVVGLEGAHSAELDPNTPYPVIDLLPEQKDIEDLGGTLRLGLYPCTIQEGTLAEKIYGKTEVEERHRHRYEFNNEYREQLEAAGMTFSGTSPDGRLVEMVELKEHPFFIACQFHPEFLSRPNRPQPIFKSFIEAALLQQNNTK
- a CDS encoding class I SAM-dependent DNA methyltransferase codes for the protein MATIGFEEKLWQAADKLRGSMDAAEYKNVALGLIFLKYVSDAFEEKYEVLKNDEWADEEDKDEYLADNIFWVPKEARWHYINANAKKPEIGQIIDRAMIAIEKENTSLKGVLPKEYARPTLDKEKLGGIIDLFTFKVGDTESRRQDVLGRVYEYFIAKFASAEGKNAGEFYTPASIVKLLVEMVEPYEGRIYDPCCGSGGMFVQSERFIEEHQGRIDNIAVYGQESNPTTWKLAKMNLAIRGIDNDLGIHHADTFHNDLHKGLKADYILANPPFNQSDWGQERLLDDYRWKFGIPPKGNANYAWIEHMISKLAPSGTAGFVLANGSMSTSSKDELAIRKELIEQDLVECIVTLPGQLFYSTQIPVCLWFVTKNKSKKGNRERQGEVLFIDARNVGHMVSRTLKEFSDEDIQMISNVYHAWKGTNEQSYEDQAGFCKVAKTEEIRDNDYILTPGRYVGLAAVEEDAEPFEQKMERITAELSEQFAKSKALEEQIRKSLEGLGYGV
- the rpoE gene encoding DNA-directed RNA polymerase subunit delta → MKLQDYTQEMVDEKSFIDMAYTLLSEQNATMNLYDIIDEFKRMGHYEDAQIENRIVQFYTDLNTDGRFLSVGDNVWGLRDWYSVDDIEEKIAPTIQKFDILDEDDEEDKNLTLLGEDDLEGDDNIPNRTDDQEDLDDPEDERVEDEIEGSDLVVEEDEDIDETYDEDDELEEDEEEETF
- the glpT gene encoding glycerol-3-phosphate transporter, yielding MFKFLKPPVAAAPVPESQQDETYKKLRLQVFVGIFLGYAGYYLLRKNFSIAMPYLADMGFSKAELGFALSAISIAYGFSKFVMGTVSDRSNARIFLTLGLVLTAIVNLLMGFIPALTSSVTIMFIMLFLNGWFQGMGWPPSGRVLVHWFSVSERGSKTAIWNVAHNVGGGLMAPIALFGIYLTGSLSFGYLQGFEGAFIYPALLAMVIAIASYVLVRDTPQSVGLPSIEAYRDDYPTQKKETFETELTTKEILFKYVLNNKWVWIIAIANIFVYFVRYGVLDWAPLYLSEVKSFDMKESGWAYFLYEWAGIPGTLICGWLSDKVFKGRRGPAGFIFMIGVTIAVVVYWLNPPGHPLVDNLALITIGFLIYGPVMLIGLQALDYVPKKAAGTAAGLTGLFGYLGGAVMANIVMGAIVDHMGWSAGFILLTIISVLAMISFIFTWNKRGQEVVH